From Colias croceus chromosome Z, ilColCroc2.1:
ACTAGGTTTcagcccgcagcttcgcccacgcagtcaaagaaaaccccgaatagttcccgttcccgagagACTTTCGAGGTTGCGTCATTCTGGGATAATGTCATTTCTCGGGTATCacaatatctccataccaaatttcatgaaaattggttcagtagtttcgGCGTGactgagtaacagacagacagacagagttactttcgcatttataatattaagtatgtattgaataataaagataaactGCGTGTTAACAAATCAATCCAGAACATCCAACAAAAGCCCCATTGTTCCCTATTGTAAAACAACACATTTAGCAGTTAGCTGATCAACAGAACCGCAAATTGAGCGAACCGACACATCTGCCCTTTACCGCGCGATAGCAAACGCATTTTCCTCTCGGCAATTCCACACGATTCCCGTATCAGCATTCAGCGCATCAAAATTGCTCACACAATTTCGCCGACGTCAAACCGTAAATGCGGCATTATCCCACTAATCTCGCTCGCTCATTCGCAGCCGCTCTATTTGCATAAAGAACACTAAAATTATCGACCACTTAGCGGCAACAATGGTCCGACCTCAATGGCCTGACCGCTTTCGGTTGAGTAATATCGCTCCTAGTACACTCTCCGCCTGCGAAATAGCGGCTGGATGTGTGTCCTGGGCTTTATGTCTAATAGCGGGTACATTATGGCTGAGGCCTTATATCAAATAGCATTGTGTGGAGGAAGGGTGAAATGTAGGACTCTTAACGAGACTCAGATTGCAAATTGTTTAGACGTAGTTTAGAGAAATGTTACGATTCCTAATCAATTTATTCGTCAGTTTAATTCACAACGACGGTGTAATCCCgccttaatattatgtatttcaatactGTCGTGTTTGGTTACGATAAATGTGCAACAGTCTAGCTCTAGCGTATTAGAGAAACGGATTTTAGACTATTAGGTCAAGTTGTctcgataatattttacctTCGTGAAAacgagtaataaataaaatctacacGACCCCACTAGTTTTATTAGTAAACGAAAATAATCGAATCGGTAGgttaggatttttttttatcgaataCGGATTTCCGATTCGATGTGTGTATTTTAATAGGCGCACAATATTGCCTGCAATTTGAAACGTAAAATTATTGGTCCCTATAGCTTAATCACGacattgaaatgaaaattttaaatctagATAATTCTCTTATTTTTCACCTACTACGTATTTTTAAGAACTAAAATGCATAATTATCATAGTAATATTCAGTTAACAATCATCATTTCTTTACCTCACGACAAGTTCCCAGCGTAAAAAGAGTTAGGTAAGTCCAAACGACATATATTCTGTCTATTAGATTCCTAGCAAACACAATATATGACTCACAAACTATTTCTGTAAGTAGGTTGTACCAACATTACACTTGAAAACGCAATTAGACAGTCTCCGAGACGACCTTCGATGCAAttgttatacagggtgtaagcaaattttattgtataagcgTGCaaaggcgattattccgttactattgcagatacatatcaaaaaactaATCTGATATCGAAAGCCCTTTACGACTATTTTATGATACTAATGTATAGGCGTatttgatgtaaattttttggatatttcccgttttatttaaaaaaagttattatgttcattttacaaattaggctttcgatatcaatttaaagttttttttttatatctgcaATAGTAACGGAATAATCGGCTGTGCGCAATTAACGATCACACCCTGTATATTGTTGAATGTTGTATATGCGCTTACAACAACGTGATTTTAGCTTAGATTGTATAGCAATTTACTGGGGAATGATAATTGAAACAGCTTAATTGGTTACATTTATTGTTACAAAAGTGTTGACTAATTACACGGTTTTAAAACCTGTATGCATCAAGCTTAAATTGATAAAGTTATAGCAATTCTAATtcattattcttattaaaaatatttgtcagAGCAGAGCTACGCCAAATTTTCAAGGAATCACACAGCTTCACCCAGTCGAAAGCTTTCTGGTAACAAACCCAAAAAAAGGTCAGATTAAAACCTcgttttttttgaagtcggttgataGAAGAATTGGATAATCCAAAGGAAGATATCCGACGAATTTGTATGCATTTTGACAGCGAGATTAATTGATCCTACGAGAGAATGTTTGAGCTTGTTTTGTCAAAAACATCGCGAAGGGGATAAAATAGGAGGTGGAAATTTGCGTACGCTTTTTAAGAGGAGCTTAAAAAATTTCACACAATAGCATTATTCCCGCGTAAGCCATagtataaatttaagtatCAAGTTTTGCGAACTgtttatacataaatttataaatattatatatagctTTTAGGAAACTATCTTTacatatagttttatttaggtattgcTTCACATAGTTGCATTCTCAGTACGCGTTATGCTATGAAATCATATCACGAAAAAAGCGTCGGGGATAAGCTAAAACACACAAACTAAAATAGCGAGTGCCTTAATTCGTATGAACCGAGCGTGTTAGTATGACGTAACTGCAACAATAATTCCCAGTTGATCCGagtttttatttacacaattAGCCAtgttgactgaccggttggcttagTTGGTAGCGACCCTACCTTCAAagagaggtcgtgggttcgattcccaggTGGGAATCCCacccagggcaaatatttatGTGATGAACATCGATATTTGGTCTGTTTGTGGGTgataaataactatatataagtatatatttaaaataatatgtatgtgggaataggataaaatattaagatgtatttcatgattactagttttatttttagtctgagtttttctattatttaatctgtggacatgttatctgtagactgtagatttttggttgtctatgacttgacagtgtgttttttttggtacgatgtaatggaggattgttgaaatgtatttttgatatgtaaccggtgtctgggaaataaatcgattgggcgaatttggcttttcatttacaccatccccacataATTTGGGGGCTCGTCCGGGATACGGGATGgtggaataaagaaaaaacagacgAAGACTATGATGCCGGTGATTTAACCTGATTAAGAATTTACGAATTACGAACGAAGACTAAGATTTAAAGAAGCTTAAGATTATACGATTACGACTTGAAgactataaaactttttatttacattattcaacATGCCGCCGAAACGAGtaaaagatgatgatgattgtggTGAACCATCGCCGCGTATTTCCTTCAATGACTTAGAGAAATCAATGACGCCATTTTCGGGTGATGATGCCTATGGCATCGAAACATTCGTAAAAGATTTTGAAGATATTTCCTCTTTAATGCAATGGGGCGAAATAGAGAAACTCATATTTTCGAAGCGGCTTCTCGCGGGAACCGCCAAGCTATTTTTACGTTCACTAAGTGGGACCACCACGTGGGATACACTTAAGTCTGAGCTCCGTGAGGAATTTGGTAAGAAGTTGAACAGTGCAACTGTTCACAAGAGACTTTCAACTCGCCGGATGAAGATGAATGAGACTCAtcagcaatattttttacatatgaaGGAACTTGCAGTACTTGGGAATGTTGAAGATGAAGCCCTGATGGAATATGTCATCGACGGTATTAAAGACAGTGAgtccaacaaaaatattttatatggcgcttgtaacattaaagaattcagaaagaaattagacatttattcagaaattaagaaaaaatcatattcacCTAATAAGATTCAAAGTAATTCAGTATCAAAGTCCATTGgcatgaaaattcaaaaaacactACGAGTAAAGAGATGTTTCAATTGTGGAGATTTAGATCATGAGTCGCCTAATTGTACTAAAggcattaaatgttttaaatgcaaCTTGTTTGGCCATAAATCAACTGAATGttctaaaagtataaaaaagagtttggaaattatgtcaactaaaaataatattgatgtgaGACCTTTCAAgaagctgaaaataaataatattgatgtagaAGCCCTGATTGATACCGGAAGCGatgctaatttaataattatgtcttattttaggaagattcaaggtgaaaaattgttatcttATAGTTCAGGAACCACAGAAACTTTAACTGGAATAGCTGAAAaggaaatttatacaaaaggaTCTTTCACagcaaaaattgaaattgatgattgttattttgaaactttattttatgttgttgatGATGGCGCTATCCCTGTCAACATTATATTAGGAAATCCTGTACTGAAAgaagtagaaatcaattttaaatctgGAACTATCACTGCAACAAGAATATTACACCTTACAATGCTAgagaatgaaaatgaagatatcacaaatattgaaaataaagaatataagaataaaatacagaatattataaaagaatataaccCCAAAAGATGTACTAAAGAatcaaatgtaaaacttaaaatattattaaccgatGATGTACCAGTTTATCAGAATCCACGACGATTGTCACCTTTGGAGCTTAACATTGTTGACAAACAGATTAAAGAATGGCTTGATaaaggaataataaaaacaagtaagtCTGATTATGCTAGTCCAATTGTGCTTGCAAAAAAGAAGAATGGAATGTTATGGAAGATTAAggatggaaataaattaatggttgtacctaagaaaatgcaaaatgaaattataagaaaacatcATGAAAACGGACATTTTGGTTGTGTTAAGACTgaggaattaataaatagaaattattatatggagaatttaaaagaaaagattaaaacaaacattgataATTGCGTGGAATGTatacttaattcaaataaaagaggAAAGAAGGAAGGATTTCTACATGTAATAGATAAAGGTGATTTACCATTGTCTACTTACCATATTGATCATCTACGACTGTTGACTCATCTGGGACAGATGATTCTGCAGGATGACCGtgtgggaataggataaaatattaagatgtatttcatgattactagttttatttttagtctgagtttttctattatttaatctgtggacatgttatctgtagactgtagatttttggttgtctatgacttgacagtgtgttttttttggtacgatgtaatggaggattgttgaaatgtatttttgatatgtaaccggtgtctgggaaataaatcgattgggcgaatttggcttttcatttacaccatccccacatgtatgtttatcagccatttgGTTTCCATGTACGGGATCGCGTTagagtataatataagtattctAAATTGTAATCAATGGTATGGGAAGTGAAaaatgtcctgaaatatttatttatttatttcatttatagcttcgctcgtggtacTTTGTAGCATATAGCACTCAGGGATCACGTACATACAAAACAAAGTTTTGAAACCGGTAGTTTCtaattagcgcattcaaacaaacaaactcttcagcttcacATTAACACgctttattagcttcacctgtagctttgtatgtaaccgaacCCTTTATAATACCAGAACGCTTTTTTCGTGATATGATTTCATAGCATAACGCGTACTGAGAATGCAACTATGTGAAgcaatacctaaataaaactatatgtAAAGATAGTTTCGAAAAAAGCTGCTTTGTATATATCATTTTGACCCATTTTTAACGGacagaattaaataaaactttgtaCTTTGATCATTGATAATACAATAACGTCATCGAAGTTTTTTTAACtagatatttatacatttcataataaCTGCATCAATAATCCCGAGTTGATCCGACGTACtaacacagttgacagatatatactacgtacatagTACTAATGTACATATTAGCCGTAATGTTTTCACTGAAGCCcctgtaacataatatgatgatATTAGAAGCTTTGGGCCTGATTTAAAGTTAGCAAGTGATACGGTCAATGTTTTGTATGAACTATAAAGACATGTAGATCAGTAGTAGTGTGTGTCTTCCTACTGTATGCATATAATGTAGATAAGTATGTGTGTGTGGatacttcagctttataatgaCCCTTGTGATTAACAAATTTTCGTGAATATTAGTCGGCGAAATTATCAAGAGGACTTAAAAATTCGGGCCGAAcgttatttgatattttgtaacGTGAAAATTTGGAGGCTATATTTTCTGTCGTGGAAACATGATAAATTTGATCGACAAATATTTATTGGGAAAAGATAAACACAGTGactgaattaaaattatattttactttgtagtatgtatatagtatataccaaaacataaagttaataaacattaatcaaatacattttactcTTTCATATCTCAACATAAATGGCACACAAAGTAAAAaacaaatcataatatttacatcGAACATTCGCTTATAAAAAGTCCACTTGCACTTCcgtaaaaaaacaataaaccgTTCGCGCAAATACctacattgttttttttattatttttgagtcAAGGCCACTCGTCAGTCGGGattgcatttaataaataaaacatttattgataacaaacgaaaaaaagtaaaacaaacatGGTAAAAAACTTGaaactaaaaacaaaatatttacatttaaaaacttacagcCTAAAAA
This genomic window contains:
- the LOC123705571 gene encoding uncharacterized protein LOC123705571; the protein is MPPKRVKDDDDCGEPSPRISFNDLEKSMTPFSGDDAYGIETFVKDFEDISSLMQWGEIEKLIFSKRLLAGTAKLFLRSLSGTTTWDTLKSELREEFGKKLNSATVHKRLSTRRMKMNETHQQYFLHMKELAVLGNVEDEALMEYVIDGIKDRRFKVKNCYLIVQEPQKL